In a genomic window of Ipomoea triloba cultivar NCNSP0323 chromosome 3, ASM357664v1:
- the LOC116014293 gene encoding uncharacterized protein LOC116014293 yields the protein MIFRMKPSPLAFLVLLLFLSPGTLEGFRNGVMMNSFYMLHKNKGGVGGNGRKMVELEAVLDYDYAGPNTKHDPRGRKGGNGKNP from the exons ATGATATTCAGGATGAAGCCTTCTCCTCTGGCTTTCCTTGTCTTGCTGCTTTTCTTATCTCCTG gaaCTCTTGAGGGCTTCAGGAATGGAGTGATGATGAACTCCTTTTACATGCTGCACAAG AATAAGGGTGGAGTTGGAGGAAATGGAAGGAAGATGGTTGAGCTTGAAGCTGTGTTGGACTACGACTATGCCGGACCTAATACTAAGCATGATCCCAGAGGAAGGAAGGGTGGGAATGGCAAAAACCCATAA